A single Marinitoga aeolica DNA region contains:
- a CDS encoding protein kinase family protein, translating into MKYKGDDILEWKKYKNYSNKESIISSKINSFSETFKIRFYTKDVLKDNIVLGYILPVSDNEEKKIKRQKILERIIKVNNLASSNQLPEIVDFKNNIVYMDYFDGVIMKDAIKNNFFVKYNSNTKKDQDEIALKRIMRSIIPSLIDFQRDLYNKNLIHLGIFPEHIIVQKDDILKIKGLRYISRHINGYIDDKVITNENLYGSIINKRYTPPELIEYIKSKGNKKIKAKTIVSYQIGILLFDIVTKGAYINNEITGDLIYNAKYYLNYFESQNVMQFILDLIDPNPVNRMEKFEDIKEKCREFTK; encoded by the coding sequence ATGAAATATAAAGGAGATGATATTTTGGAATGGAAGAAATACAAAAATTATTCTAACAAAGAAAGTATCATTAGTTCAAAAATAAATAGTTTTAGTGAAACATTTAAAATTAGATTTTATACAAAAGATGTATTAAAAGATAATATTGTATTAGGTTATATTTTGCCTGTTTCAGATAATGAAGAAAAAAAAATAAAAAGACAAAAAATATTAGAAAGAATAATAAAAGTAAATAATTTAGCTTCCAGCAATCAATTACCAGAAATAGTAGATTTTAAAAATAATATAGTATATATGGATTATTTTGATGGAGTAATAATGAAAGATGCTATAAAAAACAATTTTTTTGTAAAATATAATTCAAATACTAAAAAAGATCAAGATGAAATAGCATTAAAAAGAATTATGAGAAGTATAATTCCATCATTAATAGACTTTCAAAGAGATTTATATAATAAAAATTTGATTCATTTAGGAATATTTCCAGAACATATAATTGTTCAAAAAGATGATATATTAAAAATTAAAGGGTTAAGATATATAAGCAGACATATTAATGGATACATTGATGATAAAGTAATAACAAATGAAAATTTATATGGAAGCATAATAAATAAAAGATATACACCACCTGAACTAATTGAATACATAAAATCTAAAGGAAATAAAAAAATAAAAGCAAAAACTATAGTTTCATATCAAATTGGTATATTGCTTTTTGATATTGTTACGAAAGGAGCATATATAAATAATGAAATTACTGGTGATTTAATATATAATGCAAAATATTATTTAAATTATTTTGAAAGTCAAAATGTAATGCAATTTATTTTAGATTTAATTGATCCAAATCCTGTAAATAGAATGGAAAAATTTGAAGATATTAAAGAAAAATGTAGAGAATTTACAAAATAA
- the cmr1 gene encoding type III-B CRISPR module RAMP protein Cmr1, translated as MNLLEYEITTISPMFASRNGSTFELTSQSVRGVLRFWFRAVIPRILNIHHYDGREENYIGLKKAEELIFGSTKIKSTFDVIIEEIDLQKSRNTDEFAPGRYNKYGIYGVENREFLKENSKIKLIFVIKDEKVKELLNDLLILTSLVSGFGAKSRKGFGSFKINNITNITLNDILNKLDEENKKIFSNDKFELNPTEFNGEVADYPVLVRGYYKSFSINKNNNSFKDVYNYLFRTARNFNQKGIYTKTKLRLRRKGGDSFTSAIHEVERNNGERDIIFHQSILGLPINYKTWDGQHRRLRGSNYTLKPRETDRKASPLFISVHKKNSGYTIRFLVLKSRLTNSDSKLIFQKSRNRIFVKGNENYDELIEELKNNVRG; from the coding sequence GTGAATTTATTAGAGTACGAAATAACAACTATTTCGCCTATGTTTGCAAGCCGTAATGGAAGTACTTTCGAATTAACATCACAAAGTGTTAGAGGAGTATTAAGATTTTGGTTTAGAGCAGTTATACCAAGAATATTAAATATTCATCATTATGATGGAAGAGAAGAAAATTATATTGGATTGAAAAAAGCAGAGGAGTTAATATTTGGTTCAACTAAAATAAAATCCACATTTGATGTTATTATCGAAGAAATTGATTTACAAAAAAGCAGAAATACTGATGAATTCGCACCTGGTAGGTATAATAAATATGGTATATATGGTGTAGAAAATAGGGAATTTTTAAAAGAAAATTCAAAAATTAAATTAATTTTTGTAATAAAAGATGAAAAAGTGAAAGAGTTATTAAATGACTTATTAATTCTTACATCTTTAGTAAGTGGATTTGGTGCTAAATCAAGAAAAGGATTTGGAAGTTTTAAGATAAACAATATAACTAATATTACACTAAATGATATATTGAATAAATTAGATGAAGAAAACAAAAAAATATTTTCAAATGATAAGTTTGAATTAAACCCTACAGAATTTAATGGTGAAGTTGCTGACTATCCGGTATTAGTCAGGGGTTATTATAAAAGTTTTTCAATTAACAAAAATAATAATTCATTCAAAGATGTATATAATTATTTATTTAGAACAGCTCGAAACTTTAATCAAAAGGGTATTTATACAAAAACAAAATTAAGGTTAAGAAGAAAAGGTGGAGATTCATTTACAAGTGCTATACACGAAGTTGAAAGAAACAATGGTGAAAGAGACATAATATTTCATCAATCAATTTTAGGATTGCCAATAAACTATAAAACATGGGATGGACAGCATAGAAGGTTAAGAGGTAGTAATTATACATTAAAACCCAGAGAAACAGACAGAAAAGCTTCACCACTTTTTATTTCAGTTCATAAAAAAAATAGTGGCTATACAATTAGATTTTTAGTTTTAAAAAGCAGATTAACAAATAGTGATTCTAAATTAATTTTTCAAAAAAGTAGAAATAGAATTTTTGTAAAAGGGAATGAAAATTATGATGAATTAATTGAAGAATTAAAAAATAATGTTAGGGGGTAA